Sequence from the Equus quagga isolate Etosha38 chromosome 15, UCLA_HA_Equagga_1.0, whole genome shotgun sequence genome:
AGGGGGGACGGCGAAAAATGAAATCCAACCAAGAGCGGAGCAACGAATGCCTGCCTCCCAAGAAGCGCGAGATCCCCGCCACCAGCCGGCCTTCCGAGGAGAAGGCCACCGTGCCGCCCAGCGACAACCACCGGGCGGAGGGCGTGGCATGGCTCCCGGGCACCCCTGGAGGCCGAGGCCCCGGGGGCGGGAGGCACGGGCCGGCGGGGACTTCCGTGGAGCTTGGTTTACAGCAGGGAATAGGTTTACACAAAGCGCTGTCCACGGGGCTCGACTACTCCCCGCCCGGCGCGCCCAGGTCTGTGCCGGCGACCACGACGCTGCCCGCGCCGTACCCTCCCCCGCAGTCAGGGACTCCGGTGTCTCCCGTGCAGTACGCTCACCTGCCGCACACTTTCCAGTTCATTGGGTCCTCCCAGTACAGCGGGCCCTACGCTGGGTTTATCCCTTCTCAGCTGATCTCCCCGACAGCCAGCCCGGTCACCAGTGCAGCGGCCTCTGCCGCGGGGGCCACCACTCCGTCCCAGCGCTCCCAACTGGAGGCCTATTCCACGCTGCTGGCCAACATGGGCGGTCTGAGCCAAGCCTCAGGACACAAGGCTGAGCCGCAACAGCAGCACTTAGGCAGGACTCCCGGGCTCATCACCCCGGGgtccccaccacccacccagcAGAACCAGTATGTCCACATTTCCAGCTCTCCGCAGAACGCCGGGCGCACGGCCTCTCCGCCGGCCATTCCcgtccacctccacccccaccagaCGATGAtcccacacacactcaccctgGGGCCCTCCCCCCAGGTCGTAGTGCAATACACCGACTCCGGCAGCCACTTTGTTCCTCGGGAGGCCACCAAGAAAGCCGAGAGCAGCCGGCTGCAGCAGGCCATGCAGGCCAAGGAGATCTTGAACGGTGAGATGGAGAAGGGCCGGAGGTACGGGGCCCCCAGCTCCGCCGACCTGGGCCTGGTGAAGGCGAGCAGCAAGTCAGCCCCTCACCCCTATGAGTCCAGGCACGTGGTGGTCCACCCCAGCCCCGCTGACTACAGCAGTCGAGACTCCTCCGGGGTGCGGGCCTCTGTGATGGTCCTGCCCAACAGCAACACACCCGCCACCGACCTGGAAGTGCAACAGGTCACCCACCGGGAGgcctccccctccaccctcaaCGACAAAAGCGGCCTGCATTTGGGGAAACCCGGGCACCGATCCTACGCGCTGTCACCCCAACAGGCTCTGGGCCCCGAAAGCGTGAAGGCCGCCGCGGTCGCCACGCTGTCGC
This genomic interval carries:
- the ATXN1 gene encoding ataxin-1; protein product: MKSNQERSNECLPPKKREIPATSRPSEEKATVPPSDNHRAEGVAWLPGTPGGRGPGGGRHGPAGTSVELGLQQGIGLHKALSTGLDYSPPGAPRSVPATTTLPAPYPPPQSGTPVSPVQYAHLPHTFQFIGSSQYSGPYAGFIPSQLISPTASPVTSAAASAAGATTPSQRSQLEAYSTLLANMGGLSQASGHKAEPQQQHLGRTPGLITPGSPPPTQQNQYVHISSSPQNAGRTASPPAIPVHLHPHQTMIPHTLTLGPSPQVVVQYTDSGSHFVPREATKKAESSRLQQAMQAKEILNGEMEKGRRYGAPSSADLGLVKASSKSAPHPYESRHVVVHPSPADYSSRDSSGVRASVMVLPNSNTPATDLEVQQVTHREASPSTLNDKSGLHLGKPGHRSYALSPQQALGPESVKAAAVATLSPHTVIQTTHSASEPLPVGLPATAFYAGTQPPVIGYLSGQQQAITYAGSLPQHLVIPGTQPLLIPVGSADMEGSGAASAIVTSSPQFAAVPHTFVTTALPKSENFSPEALVTQAAYPAMVQAQIHLPVVQSVASPAAAPPTLPPYFMKGSIIQLANGELKKVEDLKTEDFIQSAEISNDLKIDSSTVERIEDSHSPGVAVIQFAVGEHRAQVSVEVLVEYPFFVFGQGWSSCCPERTSQLFDLPCSKLSVGDVCISLTLKNLKNGSVKKGQPVDPASVLLKHAKTDGLAGSRHRYAEQENGINQGSAQMLSENGELKFPEKIGLPAAPLLTKIEPSKPAATRKRRWSAPETRKLEKSEDEPPLTLPKPSLIPQEVKICIEGRSNVGK